From the genome of Papaver somniferum cultivar HN1 chromosome 2, ASM357369v1, whole genome shotgun sequence, one region includes:
- the LOC113354350 gene encoding adenylate isopentenyltransferase 5, chloroplastic-like: MDSYNTTWNQKEKVVIIMGQTGTGKSRLSIDLAIRFSGEIINCDKIQVYEGLDIITNKVSHEEQSGIPHHLLGVINPNEEFTSSDFRRVAMHAIESILARKRLPIIVGGSNSFIEALVDDDELEFRSNYDCCFIWVDVSLPLLHSFVSKRVDQMVNFGLVTEVREFFEPSGDYTRGIRRAIGVPEMHRYLQLESSVDEETREKLLEVAIDQIKINTCTLTMRQLQKIYRLRSLPGWNIHRVDASQVFLLLDGRDVDDAWDKIVVAPSTLRVAKFLYGTDDDQDQTADIVVPTTDSFLKNAIMGMVVAATQ, translated from the coding sequence ATGGATTCATACAATACAACATGGAATCAAAAAGAGAAGGTAGTGATCATAATGGGTCAAACCGGAACCGGAAAATCAAGACTTTCGATCGATCTTGCAATTCGTTTCTCAGGTGAGATCATAAACTGCGACAAGATACAAGTCTATGAAGGGCTAGACATTATTACAAACAAGGTATCTCATGAAGAGCAAAGTGGTATTCCTCATCATCTATTAGGAGTAATAAACCCAAATGAAGAATTCACTTCATCCGATTTTCGACGTGTAGCTATGCACGCAATCGAATCCATTTTAGCTCGTAAACGTCTTCCAATCATCGTTGGCGGCTCTAATTCGTTCATCGAAGCattggtagatgatgatgaaCTTGAGTTCCGGTCGAATTATGATTGCTGTTTCATTTGGGTTGATGTATCGTTGCCATTACTTCACTCTTTTGTATCAAAAAGAGTTGATCAAATGGTAAATTTTGGATTAGTAACTGAGGTCCGGGAATTTTTTGAACCAAGTGGAGACTATACTCGAGGAATAAGACGTGCCATTGGTGTACCTGAGATGCATCGGTACCTTCAACTTGAATCGTCTGTGGACGAAGAAACTCGCGAGAAATTACTTGAAGTAGCAATCGACCAAATCAAGATTAATACATGTACTTTAACGATGCGTCAATTGCAGAAGATTTATCGGCTTCGTTCCCTACCTGGATGGAACATACATCGCGTCGATGCCAGCCAAGTGTTCTTATTATTGGATGGTAGAGATGTCGATGATGCATGGGATAAGATAGTTGTTGCTCCAAGTACCTTGAGGGTCGCTAAGTTTCTTTACGGTACTGATGATGATCAAGATCAAACGGCTGACATTGTCGTCCCTACTACTGATTCCTTCTTGAAAAATGCAATCATGGGAATGGTTGTTGCTGCTACGcagtaa